In Streptomyces sp. 840.1, one DNA window encodes the following:
- the cydD gene encoding thiol reductant ABC exporter subunit CydD, whose product MKPIDPRLLRHARATRLFLVAVVVLGVAGAGLVIAQAMLVAEVVVGGFEDGLTGSGLRTPLLLLAVVALGRALVSWLTELAAHRAGAAVKSELRGRLLDRAAALGPEWLSGQRTGSLVTLATRGIDALDDYFARYLPQLGLAVVVPVAVLARVVTEDWISAAIIVVTLPLIPLFMILIGWATQSRMDRQWRLLSRLSGHFLDVVAGLPTLKVFGRAKAQAESIRTITSQYRLATVRTLRIAFLSSFALELLATLSVALVAVTIGMRLVHGELDLYTGLVVLILAPEAYLPLRQVGAQYHAAAEGLSAAEEIFSVLETEPRAGGTREVPKSLRLELDGVTVRHAGRTEPSLAGASLVVEEGETVALVGPSGVGKSTLLNVVLGFAAPDEGRVRIGGTDLADLSPERWRERIAWVPQRPHLFAGTIAENVRLARPEADDSAVAAALRDAGAYDFVAALPDGAATLLGEDGAGLSAGQRQRLALARAFLADRPVLLLDEPTASLDGETEAGIVEAVRRLAAGRTVLLVVHRPALLSVAGRVVALEPAATAGPAGPAAPAAPLAVPHPAGAPDDLIGGPEAREPEALRDTAVRTGHVLARVREAAGAQRGRLALALLLGSLALGSTVGLMAVSGWLISRASEQPPVLYLMVAVTATRAFGIGRAVFRYAERLVSHDAVLRMLAALRVDVYRGLERIAPAGLRRTRRGDLLSRLVADVDALQDYWLRWLLPAGTAVVVGAATAGFTGWLLPEAGVVLAAGLLLAGVGVPLVSGACARRTERRLAPARAELATRITDLLGGTAELTVAGALPGRSARTREADGVLTRIASGAATVTALGGGLTALIGGLTVVAAALVAIPAVADGRLAGVELAVVVLTPLAAFEAVTGLPLAVQYRQRVKRSAERVYEVLDAPVPVSEPATPAEAPASPFPLEVRGLSARYAGARQDALDSVDLTLEAGRRIAVVGPSGSGKTTLAQVLLRFLDARAGTYRIGGVEASALDGDTVRRFVGLCAQDAHIFDSSIRENLRLARTGATDAELRDALAQARLLDWAEALPEGLDTLVGEHGARLSGGQRQRLALARALLADFPVLVLDEPAEHLDLPTADALTADLLAATRGRTTVLITHRLEGLDAVDEVVVLDAGAVVQRGPYAALVAVDGPLSRMLARERETVREPEAATPGGRG is encoded by the coding sequence GTGAAACCGATCGACCCGCGCCTGCTCCGCCACGCCCGTGCCACCCGCCTCTTCCTGGTGGCCGTGGTGGTACTCGGAGTGGCCGGAGCGGGGCTGGTCATCGCCCAGGCCATGCTCGTCGCCGAAGTGGTGGTGGGCGGTTTCGAGGACGGGCTCACCGGGTCCGGACTGCGTACGCCGCTCCTGCTCCTCGCGGTGGTCGCGCTCGGCCGGGCCCTGGTCTCCTGGCTCACCGAGCTGGCCGCTCACCGGGCCGGTGCGGCCGTCAAGTCGGAGCTGCGCGGGCGGCTGCTCGACCGGGCGGCTGCGCTGGGCCCGGAATGGCTGAGCGGGCAGCGCACCGGCTCGCTGGTGACGCTCGCCACCCGGGGCATCGACGCACTCGACGACTACTTCGCCCGGTATCTGCCGCAGCTCGGGCTCGCGGTGGTGGTGCCGGTGGCTGTGCTCGCCCGCGTGGTCACGGAGGACTGGATCTCGGCGGCGATCATCGTCGTCACGCTCCCCCTCATCCCGCTCTTCATGATTCTGATCGGCTGGGCGACCCAGTCGCGGATGGACCGCCAGTGGAGGCTGCTCTCGCGGCTCTCCGGCCACTTCCTCGACGTGGTCGCCGGGCTGCCCACGCTGAAGGTCTTCGGCCGCGCCAAGGCCCAGGCCGAGTCCATCCGCACCATCACCTCGCAGTACCGGCTGGCGACCGTGCGCACGCTGCGGATCGCCTTCCTGTCTTCCTTCGCCCTCGAGTTGCTCGCGACGCTCTCCGTGGCACTCGTCGCCGTCACCATCGGCATGCGGCTGGTTCACGGCGAACTCGACCTCTACACCGGCCTGGTGGTGCTGATCCTCGCGCCGGAGGCCTATCTGCCGCTCCGGCAGGTCGGGGCGCAGTACCACGCCGCGGCCGAGGGACTGTCGGCCGCCGAGGAGATCTTCTCGGTCCTGGAGACCGAGCCGCGTGCGGGCGGTACGCGGGAGGTCCCGAAGTCGCTGCGGCTGGAGCTGGACGGGGTGACCGTCCGGCACGCCGGCCGCACCGAGCCCTCGCTCGCCGGGGCCTCACTGGTGGTGGAGGAGGGGGAGACCGTCGCCCTGGTCGGCCCGAGCGGCGTGGGCAAGTCCACCCTGCTGAACGTGGTGCTGGGCTTCGCGGCACCGGACGAGGGGCGGGTGCGGATCGGCGGTACCGACCTGGCGGACCTCTCCCCCGAACGCTGGCGGGAGCGGATCGCCTGGGTCCCGCAGCGCCCGCACCTCTTCGCCGGCACGATCGCGGAGAACGTACGGCTGGCCCGGCCGGAGGCGGACGACAGCGCGGTGGCGGCCGCACTGCGCGACGCCGGGGCGTACGACTTCGTTGCGGCCCTGCCCGATGGTGCCGCGACCCTCCTCGGTGAGGACGGTGCGGGCCTCTCCGCCGGGCAGCGGCAGCGTCTCGCGCTCGCCCGTGCGTTCCTCGCCGACCGGCCGGTGCTGCTGCTCGACGAGCCGACCGCGAGCCTGGACGGCGAGACGGAGGCGGGCATCGTGGAGGCGGTACGCCGGCTGGCGGCCGGGCGGACCGTGCTGCTGGTGGTGCACCGGCCGGCCCTCCTCTCGGTCGCCGGCCGCGTGGTGGCGCTGGAGCCGGCCGCGACGGCCGGACCGGCCGGGCCCGCCGCCCCGGCCGCCCCCCTCGCCGTGCCGCATCCCGCCGGCGCCCCCGACGACCTCATCGGCGGCCCCGAGGCGCGGGAGCCCGAGGCGCTGCGGGACACCGCCGTCCGGACCGGACACGTGCTGGCCCGGGTCAGGGAGGCCGCCGGGGCCCAGCGCGGCAGGCTCGCGCTCGCCCTGCTGCTCGGCAGCCTCGCGCTGGGCTCGACGGTCGGCCTCATGGCCGTCTCCGGCTGGCTGATCTCCCGCGCCTCCGAACAGCCCCCCGTGCTCTACCTGATGGTCGCGGTGACGGCGACCCGCGCCTTCGGCATCGGACGGGCGGTCTTCCGCTACGCCGAACGCCTCGTCTCGCACGACGCGGTGCTCAGGATGCTCGCCGCGCTGCGCGTCGATGTCTACCGGGGCCTGGAGCGCATCGCGCCGGCAGGCCTGCGCCGGACCCGGCGCGGGGATCTGCTCTCGCGGCTCGTCGCCGATGTGGACGCACTGCAGGACTACTGGCTGCGCTGGCTGCTGCCCGCCGGGACCGCGGTCGTCGTCGGCGCGGCGACCGCCGGCTTCACCGGCTGGCTGCTGCCGGAGGCGGGCGTCGTGCTCGCCGCCGGACTGCTGCTCGCCGGGGTCGGGGTCCCGCTCGTCAGTGGCGCCTGTGCCCGGCGCACGGAGCGCCGGCTGGCGCCCGCCCGCGCCGAGCTGGCGACCCGGATCACCGACCTGCTCGGCGGGACGGCCGAACTGACCGTGGCCGGCGCCCTGCCCGGACGCTCGGCCAGGACCCGGGAGGCCGACGGCGTCCTCACCCGGATCGCCTCCGGGGCGGCGACCGTCACCGCGCTCGGCGGCGGACTGACCGCGCTGATCGGCGGCCTCACCGTGGTCGCCGCCGCACTCGTCGCCATCCCCGCTGTGGCCGACGGACGGCTGGCCGGAGTGGAGCTCGCCGTCGTCGTCCTCACCCCGCTGGCCGCCTTCGAGGCCGTCACCGGTCTCCCGCTCGCCGTGCAGTACCGGCAACGCGTCAAGCGGAGCGCGGAGCGGGTGTACGAGGTGCTGGACGCCCCGGTGCCCGTGAGTGAACCCGCCACCCCGGCCGAGGCACCGGCCTCGCCCTTCCCGCTGGAGGTAAGGGGGCTGTCCGCCCGGTACGCGGGGGCACGGCAGGACGCCCTGGACTCCGTGGACCTCACGCTGGAGGCCGGCCGGCGCATCGCGGTCGTGGGCCCGTCGGGTTCCGGGAAGACAACGCTCGCCCAGGTCCTGCTCCGCTTCCTGGACGCGCGGGCGGGGACGTACCGGATCGGGGGTGTGGAGGCGTCCGCACTGGACGGGGACACGGTCCGGCGGTTCGTCGGGCTCTGCGCCCAGGACGCCCACATCTTCGACAGCTCCATCCGGGAGAACCTGCGTCTCGCCCGTACCGGAGCGACCGACGCGGAACTGCGCGACGCCCTCGCGCAGGCCCGGCTGCTGGACTGGGCCGAGGCGCTGCCGGAGGGCCTCGACACCCTGGTCGGCGAGCACGGCGCCCGCCTCTCGGGGGGCCAGCGGCAGCGGCTCGCGCTGGCCCGTGCGCTGCTGGCGGACTTCCCCGTGCTCGTTCTGGACGAGCCCGCCGAGCACCTCGACCTGCCGACCGCCGACGCCCTGACGGCCGACCTGCTGGCGGCGACCCGAGGACGTACGACGGTGCTGATCACCCACCGGCTCGAAGGCCTGGACGCGGTCGACGAGGTGGTGGTCCTGGATGCGGGTGCGGTGGTGCAGCGTGGTCCGTACGCGGCACTCGTGGCGGTGGACGGGCCGCTGAGCCGGATGCTGGCGCGCGAGCGCGAGACCGTGCGGGAGCCGGAGGCGGCGACGCCGGGCGGGCGCGGCTGA
- the cydB gene encoding cytochrome d ubiquinol oxidase subunit II, with translation MELHDVWFVLIAVLWTGYFFLEGFDFGIGVLTKLLARDRKERRVLINTIGPVWDGNEVWLLSAGGATFAAFPEWYATLFSGFYLPLLIILLCLIVRGVAFEYRAKRPEEKWQNNWENAIFWTSLIPALLWGVAFGNIVRGVKIDADMEYVGNFWDLLNPYSILGGLVTLSLFTFHGTVFAGLKTVGDIRVRARALALKLGAVTAVLALGFLIWTQADNGDGWSLIAMIIAVVSLVGAIGAVAAGREGWSFALSGVTITAAVAMLFLTLFPNVMPSSLNDAWSLTVTNASSTPYTLKIMTWCAGIATPVVLLYQGWTYWVFRKRIGTHHIADAH, from the coding sequence ATGGAACTCCACGACGTCTGGTTCGTGCTCATCGCCGTCCTCTGGACCGGCTACTTCTTCCTGGAGGGATTCGACTTCGGGATCGGTGTGCTCACCAAGCTGCTGGCCCGCGACCGCAAGGAACGACGGGTCCTGATCAACACGATCGGGCCCGTCTGGGACGGCAACGAGGTCTGGCTGCTCAGCGCCGGCGGCGCGACCTTCGCCGCGTTCCCCGAGTGGTACGCCACGCTGTTCTCCGGTTTCTACCTGCCGCTGCTGATCATCCTGCTCTGCCTGATCGTGCGCGGTGTCGCCTTCGAGTACCGGGCCAAGCGGCCCGAGGAGAAGTGGCAGAACAACTGGGAGAACGCGATCTTCTGGACCTCGCTGATCCCCGCCCTGCTCTGGGGCGTGGCCTTCGGGAACATCGTGCGCGGCGTGAAGATCGACGCGGACATGGAGTACGTGGGCAACTTCTGGGATCTCCTGAACCCGTACTCGATCCTCGGCGGGCTGGTCACGCTCTCCCTCTTCACCTTCCACGGAACGGTGTTCGCGGGGCTCAAGACGGTCGGCGACATCCGGGTCAGGGCACGCGCGCTGGCCCTGAAGCTGGGCGCGGTCACCGCGGTGCTGGCCCTGGGCTTCCTGATCTGGACCCAGGCCGACAACGGTGACGGCTGGAGCCTGATCGCGATGATCATCGCCGTGGTCTCCCTGGTCGGAGCGATCGGCGCCGTCGCGGCGGGGCGCGAGGGCTGGTCCTTCGCCCTCTCTGGTGTGACCATCACGGCCGCGGTCGCGATGCTCTTCCTGACGCTCTTCCCGAACGTCATGCCGTCCTCGCTGAACGATGCGTGGAGCCTCACGGTCACCAACGCCTCGTCCACGCCGTACACGCTGAAGATCATGACCTGGTGCGCCGGGATCGCCACCCCCGTGGTGCTGCTGTACCAGGGCTGGACGTACTGGGTGTTCCGCAAGCGGATCGGTACGCACCACATCGCCGACGCGCACTGA
- a CDS encoding cytochrome ubiquinol oxidase subunit I, whose translation MELALAPETLARWQFGTTTVYHFLFVPLTISLAALTAGLQTAWVRTNNEKYLRATKFWGKLFLINIAMGVVTGIVQEFQFGMNWSDYSRFVGDIFGAPLAFEALIAFFFESTFIGLWIFGWDKLPKKIHLACIWMVSLGTILSAYFILAANSWMQHPVGYRINKERGRAELTDFWHVLTQNTALAQFFHTITAAFLVGGAFMVGIAAFHLARKKHIPVMRTSLRLGLITVVIAGLLTAISGDQLGKVMFKQQPMKMAAAEALWDGQNSAPFSIFAYGDVSQGHNSVEISVPGILSFLADDNFNSYVPGINDINKAEQEKYGPGDYRPNIPVAFWSFRWMIGFGMASFALGILGLWLTRKKFMLPPGMRTGEDEVPHLVLFKNKALSPKLAKCYWIVALWTLLFPLIANSWGWIFTEMGRQPWVVYGVLQTRHAVSPGVSQGEVLTSMILFTLLYAALAVVEVRLLVKYIKAGPPELTDDDLNPPTRIGGDHDDADRPMAFSY comes from the coding sequence GTGGAGCTAGCTCTGGCGCCGGAGACCCTGGCGCGATGGCAGTTCGGAACGACCACCGTCTACCACTTCCTCTTCGTTCCCCTGACGATCTCGCTCGCCGCGCTCACCGCGGGCCTGCAGACCGCCTGGGTGCGGACGAACAACGAGAAGTACCTCAGGGCCACCAAGTTCTGGGGAAAGCTCTTCCTGATCAACATCGCGATGGGCGTTGTCACCGGCATCGTCCAGGAGTTCCAGTTCGGTATGAACTGGTCGGACTACTCGCGGTTCGTCGGGGACATCTTCGGTGCCCCGCTGGCCTTCGAGGCGCTGATCGCGTTCTTCTTCGAGTCGACCTTCATCGGCCTGTGGATCTTCGGCTGGGACAAGCTGCCGAAGAAGATCCACCTCGCCTGCATCTGGATGGTCTCGCTCGGCACCATCCTCTCCGCGTACTTCATCCTGGCGGCCAACTCCTGGATGCAGCACCCGGTCGGCTACCGCATCAACAAGGAACGCGGACGCGCGGAGCTCACGGACTTCTGGCACGTGCTCACCCAGAACACCGCGCTCGCCCAGTTCTTCCACACCATCACGGCGGCCTTCCTGGTCGGCGGGGCGTTCATGGTCGGCATCGCCGCCTTCCACCTGGCCCGCAAGAAGCACATCCCGGTGATGCGGACCTCGCTGCGGCTGGGGCTCATCACCGTGGTGATCGCCGGTCTGCTCACCGCCATCAGCGGTGACCAGCTGGGCAAGGTGATGTTCAAGCAGCAGCCGATGAAGATGGCGGCGGCCGAGGCGCTGTGGGACGGGCAGAACTCCGCGCCCTTCTCGATCTTCGCGTACGGAGACGTCAGCCAGGGGCACAACTCCGTGGAGATCTCGGTCCCCGGAATACTGTCCTTCCTCGCCGACGACAACTTCAACTCCTACGTCCCCGGCATCAACGACATCAACAAGGCCGAGCAGGAGAAGTACGGGCCCGGCGACTACCGGCCCAACATCCCGGTCGCCTTCTGGAGCTTCCGGTGGATGATCGGCTTCGGGATGGCGTCCTTCGCCCTCGGCATCCTGGGACTGTGGCTGACCCGGAAGAAGTTCATGCTTCCACCGGGCATGCGGACCGGTGAGGACGAAGTCCCGCATCTGGTCCTGTTCAAGAACAAGGCACTCAGTCCCAAGCTCGCCAAGTGCTACTGGATCGTCGCCCTGTGGACCCTGCTCTTCCCGCTGATCGCCAACTCCTGGGGCTGGATCTTCACCGAGATGGGCCGGCAGCCGTGGGTCGTCTACGGCGTGCTGCAGACCCGCCACGCGGTCTCCCCCGGCGTCTCGCAGGGCGAGGTGCTCACCTCGATGATCCTCTTCACCCTGCTCTACGCGGCGCTCGCCGTGGTCGAGGTCAGGCTGCTCGTGAAGTACATCAAGGCCGGACCTCCGGAGCTCACGGACGACGACCTCAACCCGCCCACCAGGATCGGCGGCGACCATGACGACGCCGACCGGCCCATGGCCTTCTCCTACTGA
- the hisC gene encoding histidinol-phosphate transaminase, producing MSETSPKLRAELDGVPAYVPGKPAAADGPVAFKLSSNENPYPPLPGVMESTMAAAAHFNRYPDLACTGLMNELSDRFGVPVSHLATGTGSVGVAQQLLQATSGPGDEVIYAWRSFEAYPIITQVSGATSVKVPLTDGEVHDLDAMADAITDRTRMILVCNPNNPTGTVVRRAELERFLDRVPGDVLVVLDEAYKEFIRDTDVPDGIEIYRDRPNVAVLRTFSKAYGLAGLRVGFAVAHEPVAAALRKTAVPFGVSQLAQDAAVASLRAEDELLGRVGSLVCERERVYEALVRQGWTVPESQANFVWLRLGDRTADFAAVCEKAGVVVRPFAGEGVRVTIGENEANDLFLKVTESYRKEL from the coding sequence GTGAGCGAGACGAGCCCCAAGTTGCGTGCCGAGCTGGACGGCGTTCCCGCCTATGTGCCGGGCAAGCCGGCCGCGGCTGACGGACCGGTCGCCTTCAAGCTGTCCTCCAACGAGAACCCGTATCCGCCGCTGCCCGGCGTGATGGAATCCACGATGGCCGCGGCCGCGCACTTCAACCGCTACCCGGACCTGGCCTGCACCGGTCTGATGAACGAGCTGTCCGACCGTTTCGGCGTGCCGGTCTCGCACCTGGCCACCGGCACCGGCTCGGTCGGGGTGGCGCAGCAGCTGCTCCAGGCCACCTCGGGACCGGGCGACGAGGTCATCTACGCCTGGCGCTCCTTCGAGGCGTACCCGATCATCACGCAGGTCAGCGGTGCGACGTCGGTGAAGGTGCCGCTGACCGACGGTGAGGTCCACGACCTGGACGCGATGGCGGACGCGATCACCGACCGGACCCGGATGATCCTCGTCTGCAACCCGAACAACCCGACCGGCACCGTGGTGCGCCGGGCCGAGCTGGAACGTTTCCTGGACCGGGTGCCGGGCGATGTGCTCGTGGTGCTGGACGAGGCGTACAAGGAGTTCATCCGCGACACGGACGTGCCGGACGGCATCGAGATCTACCGGGACCGGCCCAATGTGGCGGTGCTGCGGACGTTCTCCAAGGCCTACGGGCTGGCGGGGCTGCGGGTCGGCTTCGCGGTGGCCCACGAGCCGGTGGCGGCCGCGCTGCGCAAGACGGCGGTGCCGTTCGGTGTGAGCCAGCTCGCGCAGGACGCCGCGGTGGCCTCGCTGCGCGCCGAGGACGAACTCCTGGGCCGGGTGGGGTCCTTGGTGTGTGAGCGGGAGCGGGTGTACGAGGCGCTGGTGCGGCAGGGGTGGACGGTGCCGGAGTCCCAGGCGAACTTCGTCTGGCTGCGGCTGGGGGACCGTACCGCCGACTTCGCCGCGGTCTGCGAGAAGGCCGGTGTGGTGGTCCGGCCGTTCGCGGGCGAGGGTGTCCGGGTCACGATCGGTGAGAACGAGGCGAACGACCTGTTCCTGAAGGTGACGGAGTCGTACCGCAAGGAGCTGTAG
- a CDS encoding LacI family DNA-binding transcriptional regulator has product MTAAGKHQVSRTETPRRGGRRGRAGIRDVAAAAGVSITTVSDALNGKGRLPDATRRHVREVAERLGYRPSAAARTLRTGKSGLIGLTVTTYGDEPFTFTEFAYFAEMARAATSAALARGYALVILPATSRHDVWSNVALDGTVVIDPSDQDPVVTELVRQGLPVVSDGRPAGTLPVTAWVDNDHRAAVLDLLDHLAAAGARRIGLLTGTTTDTYTRLSTTAYLHWCERVGQDPVYESYPAHDPCAGAVAADRLLARPDRPDAVYGLFDPNGTDLLAAARRYGLRVPEDLLLVCCSESTVYATTEPPITTLSLKPRRIGTAVVQLLIDAIEGVDQDGPVEQVIPTELIVRTSSQRRPPRTTVSAPRSPAGD; this is encoded by the coding sequence ATGACAGCAGCAGGGAAGCACCAGGTGAGCCGGACGGAGACCCCCCGGCGCGGCGGCAGGCGGGGCCGAGCAGGAATCCGGGATGTGGCCGCCGCCGCCGGAGTCTCCATCACGACTGTCTCCGACGCGCTCAACGGCAAGGGCAGGCTCCCGGACGCCACCCGCCGCCATGTCCGCGAGGTCGCCGAGCGCCTGGGCTACCGCCCTTCCGCCGCGGCCCGAACCCTCCGTACCGGCAAGTCCGGCCTGATCGGCCTGACCGTGACGACCTACGGGGACGAACCCTTCACCTTCACCGAATTCGCCTACTTCGCCGAGATGGCCAGAGCGGCCACCTCCGCCGCGCTGGCCCGCGGCTACGCCCTCGTCATCCTGCCCGCCACCTCACGCCACGACGTCTGGTCGAACGTCGCCCTCGACGGCACCGTCGTCATCGACCCGTCCGACCAGGACCCGGTCGTCACCGAACTCGTCCGCCAAGGGCTGCCCGTCGTCTCCGACGGCAGGCCGGCCGGGACCCTCCCGGTCACCGCCTGGGTGGACAACGACCACCGCGCCGCCGTGCTCGACCTCCTCGACCACCTCGCCGCCGCCGGAGCCCGCCGCATCGGGCTGCTCACCGGCACCACCACCGACACGTACACCCGGCTCTCCACCACCGCGTACCTCCACTGGTGCGAGCGGGTGGGCCAGGACCCGGTGTACGAGTCCTACCCCGCCCACGACCCGTGCGCGGGCGCGGTGGCCGCCGACCGCCTGCTGGCCCGCCCGGACCGCCCCGACGCCGTCTACGGGCTCTTCGACCCCAACGGCACCGATCTGCTCGCGGCGGCCCGCCGGTACGGCCTGCGCGTCCCTGAGGACCTGCTGCTGGTCTGCTGCAGCGAATCCACGGTCTACGCGACGACCGAGCCGCCCATCACCACGCTCTCGCTCAAACCCCGCAGAATCGGCACGGCGGTCGTACAACTGCTCATCGACGCCATCGAAGGCGTCGACCAGGACGGCCCGGTGGAGCAGGTGATACCGACGGAACTCATCGTCCGGACCTCCTCCCAACGCCGTCCACCCCGCACCACGGTCAGCGCACCGCGCTCACCGGCAGGGGATTGA
- a CDS encoding metallophosphoesterase, with amino-acid sequence MTQGAGQEPAVRTATLRDFRVPPYAQSPAPPASPHPGNAFPEGEAPEGYTPTARDLPVITREKTVQVRAVPEPRPAQDPELGPLYVVGDVHGYLDELHAALTEQGLIDGEGNWSAGNARLWFLGDFTDRGPDGIGVIDLVMRLSAEAAAAGGYCKALMGNHELLLLGAKRFADTPVNSGAGTATFQAAWLLNGGQKSDMERLQDVHLQWMSRLDAVVEEDGHLLMHSDTTAYLDYGSTIEDVNDTVHAILTRNDADECWDLFRKLTKRFAFRDESGPQAVQQLMAAYGGRRVVHGHSPIPYLLGEVGSEDGEDNAGPLVDGPHVYADGLAIAMDGGVTMAGKLLVVQLPLHD; translated from the coding sequence ATGACACAGGGGGCCGGTCAGGAACCCGCGGTGCGGACGGCGACGTTGCGCGACTTCCGCGTACCGCCCTATGCGCAGTCCCCGGCACCGCCGGCGTCTCCGCACCCGGGCAACGCCTTCCCGGAAGGTGAGGCGCCGGAGGGGTACACCCCCACCGCGCGGGACCTTCCGGTGATCACCCGCGAGAAGACCGTCCAGGTGCGGGCCGTTCCCGAACCCCGGCCCGCACAGGATCCGGAGCTCGGACCCCTGTACGTGGTCGGGGACGTGCACGGATATCTGGACGAGCTGCACGCCGCGCTCACCGAGCAGGGCCTGATCGACGGCGAGGGCAACTGGTCCGCGGGCAACGCGCGGCTCTGGTTCCTCGGCGACTTCACCGACCGGGGACCCGACGGCATCGGCGTCATCGACCTCGTGATGCGGCTGTCCGCCGAGGCCGCAGCCGCCGGCGGCTACTGCAAGGCGCTGATGGGCAACCACGAGCTGCTGCTCCTGGGCGCCAAGCGGTTCGCCGACACCCCGGTGAACTCGGGCGCCGGCACCGCCACCTTCCAGGCCGCATGGCTGCTCAACGGCGGCCAGAAGAGCGACATGGAGCGCCTCCAGGACGTCCACCTCCAGTGGATGTCCCGACTCGACGCGGTCGTCGAGGAGGACGGGCATCTGCTGATGCACTCGGACACCACGGCCTACCTCGACTACGGCTCCACCATCGAGGACGTCAACGACACGGTGCACGCCATCCTGACCCGTAACGACGCCGACGAGTGCTGGGACCTCTTCCGCAAGCTCACCAAGCGCTTCGCCTTCCGCGACGAGTCGGGCCCGCAGGCCGTCCAGCAGCTGATGGCGGCCTACGGCGGCCGGCGCGTCGTCCATGGTCACAGCCCCATTCCGTATCTGCTCGGTGAGGTCGGGTCCGAGGACGGCGAGGACAACGCCGGCCCGCTGGTGGACGGCCCGCACGTGTACGCGGACGGGCTCGCCATCGCCATGGACGGCGGAGTGACCATGGCCGGAAAGCTACTGGTCGTCCAACTCCCCCTGCATGACTGA
- a CDS encoding helix-turn-helix domain-containing protein — MGHQAETLAGPDRELAPTERGRTSRPDPGCPVEVALAAVSGRWTTLVLRELMGGPLGFTELRERLPQLSAKVLSQRLRELRDGGLVSAERLRGFPVRTRYALTDGGRTLRPLLIELYATGEALLGLSAGRDGEPQSS, encoded by the coding sequence GTGGGTCACCAAGCGGAAACCCTCGCGGGGCCGGATCGCGAACTGGCGCCGACCGAGCGGGGCCGCACCAGCCGTCCCGATCCCGGCTGCCCCGTCGAGGTGGCGCTCGCAGCGGTCTCCGGACGCTGGACGACGCTCGTCCTGCGTGAACTCATGGGCGGCCCGCTCGGCTTCACGGAGCTGCGGGAACGGCTGCCGCAGCTGTCGGCGAAGGTGCTGAGCCAGCGGCTGAGGGAGCTCCGGGACGGCGGCCTGGTGTCGGCCGAGCGGCTGCGCGGCTTTCCGGTGCGCACCCGCTACGCGCTGACGGACGGGGGACGGACGCTGCGGCCGTTGCTGATCGAGCTCTATGCCACCGGTGAGGCGCTGCTGGGGCTGAGTGCCGGCCGTGACGGCGAACCGCAGAGCTCCTGA
- a CDS encoding DUF4440 domain-containing protein has protein sequence MTHSTSVQLATDAAGHPHALARAFNTFDPEILDLMYEPGSVFVPRPGEPTTGSQRLRANGEFLALRVPIRVTPRRTYQAGDIALLIVDWLVEGVAVDGSDVRIAGTATDIARRGADGFWRYVVDNPFGVAPHPGSGA, from the coding sequence ATGACGCATTCCACCAGTGTGCAGCTCGCCACGGATGCCGCCGGGCATCCGCACGCCCTCGCGCGGGCGTTCAACACGTTCGACCCCGAGATCCTCGACCTCATGTACGAGCCCGGCTCGGTCTTCGTCCCGCGCCCCGGCGAACCGACGACGGGGTCGCAGCGGCTGCGCGCCAACGGCGAGTTCCTCGCGCTGCGGGTCCCGATCAGAGTGACGCCGCGCCGGACGTACCAGGCGGGCGACATCGCGCTCCTGATCGTGGACTGGCTCGTCGAGGGAGTCGCCGTCGACGGAAGCGACGTCCGTATCGCGGGCACGGCGACGGACATCGCTCGCCGCGGGGCGGACGGTTTCTGGCGATACGTCGTCGACAACCCGTTCGGCGTGGCTCCCCACCCGGGCTCCGGCGCCTGA